One genomic region from Saprospiraceae bacterium encodes:
- a CDS encoding T9SS type A sorting domain-containing protein codes for MKRILAISSLLLCAFVLPSQSSLPFTCGTEHLEDIKQEMLKNREEFKNLHIQRGAINYIPVKIFLVAYNDGTGNISVMNALRMMCQLNKAYVDQNIQFYIKELKTINNTAIAETPGSSGGTLQMSLNKDPKAVNIFITQKILDGVAGYYIGPAASSNDFIVIQSDYIADVRVAPHEMGHYLSLPHTFHGWDAVAWDPVKNGNPVGKFAPDGITINEFADSSNCGPKNVGDGFCDTPADYNFGPSPTCTYNPLAMDPNGRLLHPQTNNFMNYFSGCTEYIFTPNQKDAVLASYNSSARRDIRGTSPPTITTITSQATLRTPANGSPTVSADTVTLDWDDVPGATSYLVQYDVVSTFELFVQSIVTKESKLKIEKLTQNRTYHWRVIPFNEYSTCFLDPQRFTFKAGALTAVPDIPEVKSFAVYPNPAFNDDKVHIQLESKTSFNGTINVYDIRGRQLIYQFKDKFQSGLTAKELYMDVLKPGVYAVVLSSGQGQVTRKLVVL; via the coding sequence ATGAAAAGAATTCTAGCGATCTCTTCTTTATTGTTGTGTGCTTTTGTACTACCTTCCCAAAGTAGCCTGCCTTTTACCTGTGGGACTGAGCATCTGGAAGACATTAAACAAGAGATGCTCAAAAACAGGGAGGAATTCAAAAACCTTCATATTCAAAGGGGGGCTATCAATTATATACCTGTCAAAATATTTTTGGTTGCATACAATGATGGTACCGGCAATATATCAGTCATGAATGCGCTGCGCATGATGTGCCAATTGAATAAAGCCTATGTCGACCAAAATATTCAATTTTATATCAAAGAGCTCAAAACAATCAATAATACGGCCATCGCTGAGACACCTGGATCTTCCGGAGGTACTTTGCAAATGTCCCTAAACAAGGACCCCAAAGCCGTCAATATCTTCATCACCCAAAAGATTCTCGATGGTGTGGCTGGATATTATATAGGACCGGCAGCGTCCTCCAATGATTTTATCGTCATCCAAAGTGACTATATAGCAGATGTAAGGGTGGCACCTCATGAAATGGGACATTATTTAAGCTTACCTCATACTTTTCATGGCTGGGATGCCGTTGCCTGGGATCCGGTTAAAAATGGCAATCCTGTCGGCAAGTTTGCCCCTGATGGCATCACCATCAATGAGTTTGCAGACAGCTCCAATTGTGGACCTAAAAATGTAGGAGATGGTTTTTGCGACACCCCTGCTGATTATAATTTCGGCCCCTCTCCTACCTGTACTTATAATCCTTTGGCAATGGATCCCAATGGTCGATTATTACATCCTCAAACAAATAATTTCATGAATTATTTTTCTGGATGTACAGAATACATTTTTACACCTAATCAAAAAGACGCAGTACTCGCCAGTTATAATAGTAGTGCAAGAAGGGATATCAGAGGAACCTCTCCGCCTACCATTACAACGATCACTAGTCAAGCAACCTTGCGCACTCCAGCCAATGGAAGCCCCACTGTCAGTGCCGACACGGTCACCCTTGACTGGGATGATGTGCCAGGAGCCACTTCTTATCTGGTACAGTATGATGTCGTATCCACCTTTGAATTATTCGTACAATCTATTGTTACTAAAGAAAGTAAATTAAAAATAGAAAAGCTCACTCAAAACAGGACTTATCACTGGAGGGTGATCCCATTCAATGAATACTCTACTTGCTTTCTTGATCCGCAGAGATTTACTTTTAAAGCTGGTGCTTTGACAGCGGTACCCGATATTCCTGAAGTAAAGAGCTTTGCTGTGTATCCAAATCCTGCCTTTAATGATGATAAAGTTCATATTCAACTTGAGAGTAAGACCAGTTTTAATGGTACGATCAATGTGTACGATATACGTGGAAGGCAACTTATATACCAATTTAAAGATAAGTTTCAAAGTGGGCTAACTGCCAAAGAACTGTACATGGATGTATTAAAACCTGGAGTATATGCGGTGGTGCTCTCCTCAGGTCAAGGCCAGGTGACTAGAAAACTGGTTGTACTTTGA
- the mdh gene encoding malate dehydrogenase, translated as MSKVSVIGAGNVGATCANVLAHQDIVNEIVMIDIAGDLAKGKALDMWQQAPIDEYSTRVKGTDNYADSAGSDIVIITAGVPRKPGMSRDDLISTNARIVSSVTKSILQYSADPIIIVVSNPLDVMTYAAQKTSGLHTSKVLGMAGILDTARYRAFLAEALNVSPKDIQAVLMGGHGDTMVPLPRYTTVSGIPVTELISHADLDAIVERTKVGGGELVKLMGTSAWYAPGAAAAQMAIAILKDENRIFPCCIKMEGQYGLNNVYVGVPVKLGKGGIKEIIELKLNPAEMALLNASATSVKTVMDAYDSMNL; from the coding sequence ATGAGTAAAGTTAGTGTGATCGGAGCAGGTAATGTAGGTGCTACTTGTGCCAATGTCCTTGCACATCAGGATATCGTGAATGAAATAGTGATGATCGACATAGCAGGAGACCTGGCCAAAGGCAAAGCTTTGGATATGTGGCAGCAAGCGCCTATTGATGAATACAGTACTAGGGTCAAAGGGACTGACAATTATGCTGATTCTGCGGGGTCGGATATCGTGATTATTACTGCCGGAGTGCCACGTAAGCCTGGCATGAGCAGAGATGATCTGATATCAACCAATGCCAGGATCGTCAGCAGTGTCACTAAAAGCATCCTCCAATATTCTGCTGACCCAATCATCATCGTGGTATCTAATCCCCTGGATGTCATGACTTACGCAGCTCAAAAGACTTCAGGTTTGCATACCAGTAAAGTGCTAGGAATGGCGGGTATTCTGGATACAGCACGATACAGAGCTTTTCTGGCAGAAGCACTAAATGTTTCACCAAAAGATATCCAGGCAGTGCTTATGGGCGGTCATGGTGATACTATGGTGCCACTTCCGAGATACACCACGGTCAGTGGGATACCCGTAACTGAGCTCATCAGCCATGCAGATCTGGATGCCATTGTAGAAAGAACTAAAGTCGGTGGTGGCGAACTCGTAAAATTAATGGGGACTTCCGCATGGTATGCTCCTGGAGCTGCTGCTGCTCAAATGGCGATTGCAATATTAAAAGATGAAAATCGCATATTCCCCTGCTGTATAAAAATGGAAGGGCAATATGGACTTAATAATGTGTATGTAGGAGTGCCTGTAAAATTGGGCAAGGGAGGGATCAAGGAGATCATCGAACTTAAGCTCAATCCTGCTGAAATGGCTCTGTTAAATGCATCTGCGACATCAGTAAAAACAGTGATGGATGCTTACGATTCTATGAATCTTTGA
- a CDS encoding TonB-dependent receptor produces MKQTLLTFIFGICIISFVSAQTGTIQGIIIDQKLGDPLIGATIRLVGTEIGTATDIDGFFSLERVPVGTYSLQLSYVSFKTESLENVKVEDGKVTSIKFGMIEESETLQEVVVSSDKVRNNEIAILSEIKASMQVVSGISEQQIKRSNDGNAAQVVKRVPGITVVGERFINIRGLNARYNNVMLHNAITPSMETDIKSFSFDIIPAGQIERLLIFKSPSADLPGDFAGGVVKIFTKGIPDHNGLTLDYGVSFREGTTFNTFKQGQNGSLYWTGFNDGYQNLPKRFPASINNVINNPIALELAGKALKNNWESVSSTAVPDQKIGLTNNLRFSLGGVDIGNITSVNYSDSRTIYDINRGDYNEQNQGIESKIYNYQDLQYNRNIRVGLLHNWAAKFSPNHQIEWKNLFNQNSTGSYVARGGKNFESNYFPNSHSFDQVYKSIYSGQLVGTHKFDDEKWIVEWLAGYNRATREQPDYRRYRSDLDPDTEQSTIYVPFGAAQAFFLGRFSSDMLEKTYSGQLNVTRKIGAVEIKAGGSYESKNRDFAARNLGYVRGSAFDFDNSLIDGTVTNLFNHVDSKTGIKIDEQTNPSDSYNSKNLLEAGYITFLAPLGKKLLFSGGVRVEHNEQTLLSNLIGGEPINLNYPVTKALPSATLSYNFNHKTVLKASYGITLNRPEFRELAPFAYYDFDYNYVYKGSPLSTAVVQNFDTRFEFYPSPFEVFNVALFYKNFKDPIESLVVPGSGSGGAKTFTFANAEKSINYGVEIELKKSFTNLTTSKFLGNFSTVFNATLIHSKVTLGNKISGGQSDNRPLQGQSPFIINAGLNYQDRDRGFQFNALYNVIGKRIFAVGFEGYPDLYEMPRNVIDITASKDLSPRLTIKAGISDLLNQPGRILQDGNQDQKWNPKNDQIIQQFAPGRLVQLGLSYKIGK; encoded by the coding sequence ATGAAACAAACTCTATTAACATTTATTTTCGGGATATGCATAATATCCTTTGTGTCGGCACAGACCGGCACCATTCAAGGGATTATTATTGATCAAAAGCTTGGTGACCCATTGATTGGAGCCACGATACGACTTGTGGGGACTGAAATAGGTACTGCCACTGATATCGATGGTTTTTTTAGCCTTGAAAGAGTACCTGTGGGTACCTACAGTCTCCAGCTGTCTTATGTATCCTTCAAAACAGAATCATTAGAAAATGTAAAGGTAGAAGATGGAAAAGTCACCTCCATCAAATTTGGAATGATCGAAGAATCTGAAACCCTTCAGGAAGTAGTCGTATCCAGTGACAAGGTCAGAAATAATGAAATTGCTATATTATCTGAGATAAAGGCATCCATGCAAGTGGTCAGCGGTATTTCTGAACAACAAATCAAAAGGTCAAATGATGGCAATGCCGCTCAGGTAGTCAAACGGGTACCTGGGATCACTGTAGTTGGAGAACGTTTTATCAATATCCGTGGGCTTAATGCACGATACAATAATGTGATGCTGCACAATGCGATTACCCCGTCTATGGAGACGGATATCAAGTCTTTTTCGTTTGACATCATTCCAGCGGGTCAAATAGAACGATTGCTTATATTCAAAAGTCCTTCTGCAGATTTGCCCGGAGATTTTGCGGGTGGGGTGGTTAAAATATTTACCAAAGGTATCCCTGATCACAATGGGTTGACACTGGATTATGGTGTTTCCTTCCGTGAAGGGACTACTTTTAATACCTTCAAGCAAGGGCAAAATGGAAGTTTGTATTGGACTGGTTTTAATGATGGCTATCAAAATTTACCAAAACGATTCCCAGCCTCTATAAATAATGTAATCAATAATCCTATTGCACTGGAGCTGGCCGGTAAAGCGCTGAAAAATAACTGGGAATCAGTATCATCTACAGCTGTTCCGGACCAAAAAATAGGCTTGACCAATAATCTCCGTTTCTCACTAGGTGGGGTTGATATCGGCAATATTACTTCAGTCAATTACTCAGACTCGCGGACGATTTATGATATCAATAGGGGAGATTACAACGAACAAAATCAGGGCATCGAATCCAAAATATACAATTATCAGGATCTTCAATACAATCGCAACATCAGGGTAGGTTTACTGCACAATTGGGCAGCTAAATTTTCTCCAAATCATCAGATAGAATGGAAGAATCTTTTCAACCAAAACAGTACCGGCTCTTATGTTGCCAGAGGTGGGAAAAATTTTGAGTCAAATTATTTTCCTAATAGTCACTCGTTTGATCAGGTATATAAGAGTATCTACTCCGGCCAATTGGTGGGTACACATAAATTTGATGATGAAAAATGGATAGTAGAATGGCTCGCAGGTTATAATCGGGCTACCCGCGAGCAACCAGATTACCGAAGATATAGATCTGACCTGGATCCGGATACAGAACAGTCTACCATATATGTTCCATTTGGTGCAGCTCAGGCATTTTTTCTAGGTCGATTTTCATCCGATATGCTGGAAAAGACCTACTCAGGACAGTTGAATGTGACCAGGAAAATTGGGGCAGTAGAAATCAAAGCCGGAGGTTCCTATGAATCTAAAAATCGGGATTTTGCAGCGCGTAATTTGGGCTATGTAAGGGGCAGTGCATTTGATTTTGACAATTCATTGATAGACGGCACCGTCACCAACCTGTTTAACCACGTAGATTCTAAAACAGGTATCAAAATAGACGAACAGACCAATCCAAGCGACTCCTACAATTCAAAAAATCTTCTGGAAGCCGGTTATATTACTTTTCTGGCACCGCTAGGTAAAAAGTTGTTATTCTCAGGAGGCGTGAGAGTAGAGCACAACGAACAAACACTTTTGAGTAACCTCATCGGGGGTGAACCCATCAACTTAAATTATCCGGTGACCAAAGCTTTGCCTTCAGCTACTTTATCCTATAATTTTAACCACAAGACTGTTTTAAAAGCCTCCTACGGTATCACTCTTAATAGGCCTGAATTTAGAGAGCTGGCACCTTTTGCATATTATGATTTTGATTATAATTATGTGTATAAGGGTTCTCCACTTTCTACAGCAGTTGTTCAAAACTTTGATACCAGATTTGAGTTTTACCCATCGCCGTTCGAAGTCTTTAACGTAGCATTATTTTATAAAAACTTTAAAGATCCTATCGAATCCCTGGTGGTGCCTGGTTCTGGTTCAGGTGGAGCAAAAACTTTCACCTTTGCCAACGCAGAAAAGAGTATTAATTACGGGGTGGAGATCGAATTGAAAAAATCTTTTACCAACTTGACGACTTCCAAATTTTTGGGAAATTTCAGCACAGTGTTTAATGCGACCTTGATTCACTCCAAGGTCACTTTGGGAAATAAAATCAGTGGTGGCCAGTCTGATAATCGTCCACTCCAGGGCCAGTCTCCCTTTATCATCAATGCTGGATTAAATTATCAGGACAGGGATAGGGGATTTCAATTTAATGCTTTGTACAATGTGATCGGCAAAAGAATATTTGCAGTTGGTTTTGAAGGATACCCTGATCTATATGAAATGCCTCGCAATGTAATTGATATCACTGCAAGCAAAGACCTTAGCCCACGACTTACCATAAAAGCAGGCATCAGTGATCTCTTAAACCAGCCAGGTCGAATCCTTCAGGATGGCAATCAGGATCAAAAGTGGAATCCTAAAAATGATCAGATCATTCAACAATTTGCTCCAGGCAGGTTAGTGCAGCTTGGGTTGTCCTATAAAATTGGTAAATAA
- a CDS encoding Ig-like domain repeat protein, translating into MKNYLRTGMIALLGAWFIMNSACKKDEPVYPAPSVSVGAAASGLAGASATISANLASEKGLKSLLVLKNGASFDSKTYPEGVFSDAYSKTYTIENLAAGSAINFTFIVTDYANLTTTGGPQTVTVSAVPAKQVVEVSGILSGNVSWTSDKIYKLKGFVRVGEDLTKDGTPTKTGVLTIQAGTIIIGDRASKGTLIVQRGSKIMAEGTATAPIVFTSERAPGEREPGDWGGLVICGKAKNNLPGGTAELEGQYSGFHGGTDDADNSGVLKYVRIEYAGIPINPNQEVNSLTMGSVGSGTTIDYVQCSYGLDDSYEWFGGTVNVKHIIAFRGLDDDFDCDNGFTGYVQYAVGLRGTTQADQSGSNGFEVDNDGSGSGATPITAPTFSNVSIIGAKSSNATSISPLFQNGMQLRRNAKIKIYNSVVTAYPNGVYIDGTAAATNANNGELILKNIVVAGVDDWGDNGFGNGTSVNPRGFTIRDINTSSPAGDLLIGTQKPSVWFAAIGGNKVLLINSKTGLNADIYSAKPTLTIAQGQADGLEKGGSGDGLPAFFDKNTYIGAFNTVDWTAGWAEFNPGAKIYN; encoded by the coding sequence ATGAAAAATTATTTACGAACCGGCATGATAGCGCTCCTGGGTGCTTGGTTTATAATGAACTCAGCTTGTAAAAAGGACGAACCTGTTTATCCCGCTCCATCAGTATCTGTAGGTGCTGCAGCCTCAGGCTTAGCAGGAGCATCGGCCACCATATCAGCAAATTTGGCTTCGGAAAAGGGGCTTAAATCGTTACTGGTATTAAAAAATGGAGCTTCTTTTGATTCAAAAACTTACCCTGAAGGCGTATTTTCTGATGCTTATTCAAAAACTTATACCATTGAAAATCTAGCCGCCGGAAGTGCAATCAACTTCACTTTTATTGTAACAGACTATGCTAATCTGACCACCACTGGTGGACCACAAACTGTAACAGTTTCAGCAGTTCCTGCTAAGCAGGTAGTTGAGGTTTCTGGCATATTGAGTGGCAACGTAAGTTGGACCAGTGATAAAATCTATAAGTTAAAAGGATTTGTTAGAGTAGGTGAGGATTTGACCAAAGATGGCACTCCTACCAAGACTGGTGTATTAACCATCCAGGCAGGTACTATTATCATTGGTGACAGGGCCAGTAAAGGAACTTTAATCGTACAAAGAGGCAGTAAGATTATGGCTGAAGGTACAGCGACTGCCCCCATCGTATTTACTTCAGAAAGAGCTCCTGGAGAACGTGAGCCTGGTGACTGGGGAGGACTGGTAATCTGTGGAAAAGCAAAAAATAATTTACCTGGAGGTACTGCTGAATTAGAAGGTCAATATAGTGGATTCCATGGCGGTACCGATGATGCAGACAACTCCGGAGTATTAAAATATGTCAGAATTGAATATGCAGGTATTCCTATCAATCCTAATCAAGAGGTCAATTCTTTGACCATGGGCTCAGTAGGTAGTGGTACTACCATAGATTACGTGCAGTGTTCTTACGGATTAGATGACTCCTACGAGTGGTTTGGTGGCACTGTCAATGTTAAACACATCATAGCTTTCAGAGGGCTGGATGATGACTTTGACTGTGACAATGGTTTTACCGGCTACGTACAGTATGCTGTAGGTTTGAGAGGTACTACCCAAGCTGACCAATCTGGTTCTAACGGTTTTGAAGTAGACAACGATGGTAGTGGTAGTGGAGCGACTCCGATTACAGCTCCAACCTTCTCTAATGTAAGCATCATTGGAGCGAAAAGCTCTAACGCAACTTCCATAAGCCCATTGTTTCAAAATGGTATGCAGTTAAGAAGAAATGCCAAAATCAAAATTTACAATTCGGTAGTGACAGCTTATCCTAATGGTGTGTATATAGATGGTACCGCGGCTGCTACCAATGCTAATAACGGCGAATTGATTCTTAAGAACATCGTAGTAGCTGGTGTCGACGATTGGGGTGACAATGGATTTGGCAATGGAACTTCAGTAAATCCCCGAGGTTTTACGATCAGAGATATTAATACCTCCTCACCTGCAGGTGATTTATTGATTGGTACACAAAAGCCATCCGTTTGGTTTGCGGCTATCGGTGGGAATAAAGTGCTTTTAATCAATAGCAAAACTGGTTTAAACGCTGATATTTATAGCGCCAAACCTACGCTCACTATTGCCCAGGGTCAGGCAGACGGCCTTGAAAAAGGAGGAAGTGGTGATGGATTGCCAGCTTTCTTTGACAAAAATACTTACATAGGTGCATTTAATACAGTGGATTGGACTGCCGGTTGGGCCGAATTCAATCCAGGTGCTAAAATTTATAATTAA
- a CDS encoding PD40 domain-containing protein: MKKLATLSICWMISLIGYSQKLNLFKSKAPELPDLFAPGVISDQFGNRNMAISPDASEFMYTLQYKSGAYSGILYCKYKNGKWSVPDIAPFSGQYNDLEPAYAPDGSKLYFVSNRPLTAQGKVKDYDIWLVEKNAHGDWGSPVILPSPVNTSKNEFYPAVTSSGNIYFTREMPDQDEDIVVCTWNGSGYDDAVSLPAAINSNKVEFNAYIDADEQFILYTAYRREGNSGSGDIYISFKNEEGHLGTSSNLGPKINDSGLTYCPYVSPDKKYFFFTSSRWSAPPFDSKKNLKQIKTLLSSPMNGWDNIYFMDASTILSKK, encoded by the coding sequence ATGAAAAAGCTAGCAACCTTGAGTATTTGCTGGATGATCAGTTTAATTGGGTACTCCCAAAAATTAAATTTGTTTAAATCAAAAGCTCCTGAATTGCCAGATTTATTTGCCCCCGGAGTCATATCTGATCAATTCGGCAACCGGAATATGGCTATCTCTCCGGATGCATCTGAATTTATGTACACACTTCAATACAAGTCTGGCGCCTATAGTGGGATTTTATATTGCAAATACAAAAATGGCAAATGGTCCGTACCGGATATAGCTCCCTTCAGCGGTCAATACAATGATCTTGAGCCAGCTTATGCTCCTGATGGCTCCAAATTATACTTCGTATCCAATCGCCCTTTGACTGCTCAAGGCAAAGTCAAAGATTACGATATTTGGTTAGTAGAGAAAAATGCACATGGTGATTGGGGCTCCCCGGTTATACTTCCATCTCCCGTAAATACATCCAAAAATGAATTTTATCCAGCCGTAACCTCATCAGGCAATATATATTTCACCAGAGAAATGCCTGATCAAGACGAAGATATCGTGGTATGCACCTGGAATGGAAGTGGTTACGATGACGCTGTCAGCCTTCCTGCGGCTATTAATTCAAATAAAGTAGAGTTCAATGCATATATAGATGCTGATGAACAATTTATCCTGTATACAGCTTATCGGCGAGAAGGCAATTCAGGATCAGGCGACATATATATATCATTTAAAAATGAAGAAGGACACTTGGGTACCTCTTCAAACCTTGGACCTAAGATCAATGATTCCGGACTCACCTATTGCCCTTATGTCTCGCCTGATAAAAAATACTTTTTCTTCACTTCCAGCAGATGGTCCGCCCCGCCATTTGACAGTAAAAAAAACCTCAAACAAATAAAAACACTTTTAAGCAGCCCGATGAATGGCTGGGACAATATCTATTTTATGGACGCAAGCACTATCTTATCCAAAAAATAG
- a CDS encoding DUF4442 domain-containing protein, with protein sequence MDQKIISRMLSPWVMRFYFFNQLPGAWFFGLKIKVLDHEKCVVQIPYRWSTKNPFRSIYFAALSAAAELSTGSIALAAIEGKDMSMLVTGMSGVFLKKAKGIILFECPEVPRIVAAVKEAENNPNGSVVSVTTIGRNKDGVEVAKFTFEWSFKKKSA encoded by the coding sequence ATGGATCAGAAAATAATAAGCCGCATGTTGAGCCCGTGGGTGATGCGATTTTATTTTTTTAATCAATTGCCTGGTGCTTGGTTTTTTGGTCTTAAGATCAAAGTGCTGGATCACGAAAAATGTGTGGTTCAAATCCCATACAGATGGTCTACAAAGAACCCCTTTCGTTCTATCTATTTCGCAGCATTGTCCGCTGCAGCTGAACTATCAACAGGAAGTATTGCATTGGCAGCTATTGAGGGGAAGGATATGTCCATGTTGGTCACTGGGATGAGTGGTGTTTTTCTAAAAAAAGCAAAAGGAATCATTTTGTTTGAATGTCCGGAAGTTCCTCGAATTGTCGCAGCTGTCAAAGAAGCTGAAAATAATCCGAATGGTTCGGTTGTCTCGGTTACCACGATCGGACGCAATAAAGATGGAGTAGAGGTAGCTAAATTTACCTTTGAATGGTCATTTAAGAAAAAATCTGCCTGA
- a CDS encoding CTP synthase, with amino-acid sequence MSKYIFITGGVTSSLGKGIIAASLAKLLQSRGFSVTIQKFDPYINVDPGTLNPYEHGECYVTVDGAETDLDLGHYERFLNVPTTQANNVTTGRIYQTVIDKERAGDFLGKTVQVIPHITDEIKRRIKLNAEGGKFDIILTEIGGTVGDIESLPYLEAIRQLRHELPAHSTVLLHLTLIPYLSAAKELKTKPTQHSVKELLTTGIQPDVLVCRTEHHINKELREKLALFCNVDKNSVIEAIDAESIYDVPLLMLKERLDKIVISKLHLKSKHEPELDAWKGFLTRLKHPLREVNIGLIGKYHELRDAYKSIYEAFVHAGAVNECKVNIEAIHAESLDDIEQITERFKHFDGILIAPGFGERGIEGKYKAIEYARTHNIPFFGICLGLQSAVVEFARNVLGIKDAASTEVNPKTKNPVIDLMNDQKTITAKGGTMRLGSFDCKIKKDSKAYKIYGSDLIKERHRHRWEFNNKYLELFESHGFRASGVNPSSKLVEIMELKSHPFYIGVQFHPELQSTVENPHPLFVAFVQAAMNYRMKE; translated from the coding sequence ATGAGTAAATACATCTTTATTACGGGGGGAGTCACCTCATCATTAGGAAAAGGAATCATTGCCGCGTCTTTGGCAAAATTGCTCCAATCCCGAGGTTTTAGCGTCACAATTCAAAAGTTTGATCCCTATATCAATGTGGATCCTGGAACTTTGAACCCCTACGAGCATGGCGAATGTTATGTCACGGTGGATGGCGCAGAGACAGACCTGGATTTAGGTCACTACGAGCGATTTTTAAATGTGCCAACCACCCAGGCCAATAATGTCACTACCGGTCGTATCTACCAAACCGTCATCGACAAAGAAAGGGCAGGCGATTTTTTAGGCAAAACAGTCCAGGTCATCCCACATATCACGGATGAAATCAAGAGAAGAATTAAACTTAATGCCGAAGGAGGCAAGTTTGATATCATCCTGACTGAGATTGGAGGGACTGTAGGTGATATCGAATCCTTACCATATCTGGAGGCCATCAGGCAGTTGAGACATGAATTACCAGCTCATAGTACAGTCTTGTTGCATCTGACTTTGATCCCATACCTTTCTGCAGCAAAAGAATTAAAAACCAAGCCCACCCAGCACAGCGTTAAAGAATTATTGACTACTGGGATACAACCAGATGTATTGGTATGTCGTACAGAGCATCATATCAATAAAGAACTCAGGGAAAAATTGGCCTTATTCTGTAATGTGGACAAAAACTCGGTGATCGAGGCGATTGATGCTGAGTCTATCTATGATGTTCCACTCCTGATGCTCAAAGAAAGACTGGACAAAATAGTGATCAGCAAGCTTCATTTAAAGTCAAAGCACGAGCCGGAACTGGATGCATGGAAGGGCTTTCTGACCCGACTTAAACACCCACTTCGTGAAGTCAATATAGGTCTGATAGGGAAATATCATGAGCTTAGAGATGCTTACAAATCTATCTATGAAGCTTTTGTGCATGCCGGTGCAGTCAATGAATGTAAGGTGAATATTGAAGCCATCCACGCAGAATCACTGGATGATATAGAGCAGATTACCGAGCGGTTTAAACATTTTGATGGAATACTGATAGCACCAGGCTTTGGAGAAAGAGGGATCGAAGGAAAATATAAAGCTATCGAATATGCCCGCACACACAATATTCCTTTTTTTGGTATTTGTCTTGGGCTTCAGTCAGCTGTGGTGGAGTTTGCCCGCAATGTTTTGGGGATAAAAGATGCTGCTTCCACGGAAGTCAATCCTAAAACCAAGAACCCTGTCATTGATTTGATGAATGATCAAAAGACGATCACTGCAAAGGGAGGAACGATGCGGCTTGGTTCATTCGATTGTAAGATTAAAAAGGACAGCAAAGCGTATAAAATATATGGATCGGATCTGATCAAAGAGCGACACCGCCACCGATGGGAATTCAACAATAAATATCTTGAACTATTTGAATCTCATGGGTTCAGAGCATCCGGTGTCAATCCATCCTCCAAACTCGTAGAGATCATGGAGCTCAAGTCACACCCATTTTATATTGGGGTCCAATTCCACCCAGAACTACAAAGTACAGTAGAAAATCCACATCCTTTGTTTGTAGCATTTGTACAGGCAGCGATGAATTATAGGATGAAGGAGTGA